The DNA sequence AGTGCTGATGGACAATACCAAAGATGAAATGAGCCAATCAAAAGTAGGTAAACGTtgccccttccccccccccgcacAAGCGGCTGCGGGCCCAAGACCACCTCGCTTGCCAGACTCACCTTTCCCCTCACACAACCCGTTAAAACCAGTGCACTCCGTTTTATCACCATCGCTACACCATACCGGAAAGAAAACATGGAATCTCCCCAAAGCATATCGTCGGACCGCAGAAGCCGTCCAATATTTTGAGTGAACCCATTGACGCGGCCGTCGCCTCCGGTGATAATTGAGCACTGGGCTCACTATCTGTATCGCTTGCCCCACCGAAGCCAAGGCCAAAGAGGCccaactgctgctgttgctgccggTATGCATCCTGGAGCGTCTGCCAGCGGTGTGCCCACTGCCAAAGCGTCCACGGTATGAAGAACTTGCACATTTCGCGGCATAGTGCCGGGCTCGCTTGAACAGGGACGCGCGCCGGGATCCCCATGTTTCCCCGAAACTGCTGCTGAAAGTCAATTAATTCCCGAGCCTCCTTCATCACATCCTTGATATGCGACCCCCGCATAAACTCATTTTCAGAATAACTATAAAGGAGCTCAGCCTTGATATCCTCCGCATCGAATATCTGCTGCCGCACCGCATTGCGCACCTTCTTACGCATTGACTGCAGCTTCTGTATATGTAACAAAAAATCCTCCACGTCACTGGAAGCACTCTCTTTGCGCTCCGGTGGAGATCCTCCAGAAACATTGTTGCCGTTACCCGCGCTCgcgccgctgctgttggGCACCGTCAGGGACGTTAGTCGGACCAATGCGTTGATGGCCCCACTAAAAGGACCACTTGGTTGACCCCGTGGAGACGGACGGTTGATGGGCACCGGGGGAAAGGGTGCAGCCGTTGCCTCTGCCGTCTGAGGGGTTGCCGCTACTGTAGCGGCAACGGTAGCAACGGAGCTTCCTAAACTAGAGCCAACATCAGAGTCCTtccaaaaatagaagaataTCCCCATCGTGCTAGCGTAAACCAGCGGCGATACCCCAACCCCCACCGGTACCGTCAAGGGCTTCGTTATGTCTTTCATTGAAGGGCCATTGCGGAGCGGCCCACCGTATGCACTAAGAAGAATATGGGGCATGTGATTGTACGTTGCCACGTGGACGTCGCAGGCCTTATCAATACCCTGGAAACCGAAATCGATAGGCTTCACATCGCTGTTAactgttttccctcttccagGACAAGCCCCCGcagcaccagcagcagccggTACTATGAGGGATGGCAATGTAAGACCTGCCAGAGCTGCCACAACACATTCAACGGATTCCGTCCGGTTTGGCATTGCAACAACAGGGTCTGAgaactgaagaagaaatATTCCATTTCCTCGCTCACAAGAGGACATTGCAACATCAGGAAGCACCAAATCACCACCACAGTCGAGGCGTTTCGTTAGTATAGCACCCTGCGTGGAAGTTGTATCCGAGTTGTTGTTCAGGAGTGCCGCCCCATTAGACGGCGTGCCCTCTTGCCGGGATGTTCCCAATTGCGCTGCACCACGTAAATACGAACTCCACTCCTCCTGCacttgttgctgctgaactTGATGGGCTTCCCGGTGCGGCTGTGCGGGGGTTGGGGGAACGCCCTTCAATTCCAGCACAATCAgcggaaaagttggtaacgGTGGGTTATCATCGTGCAACGCCCCTGAACAAACGTGATTATCCAACTCCATAACGTGAAGCGACATCCGCAACTGCGGTTCATCCAGCGGAATTGATATAAGTCGTCTGTCTCGGCCCTTACCTCCAGTCAAATATGTTCGTTGCATAAACTCAAGGCAGTACGATGAAGCGTCGTTGGGCGGTCGCACAAGGCGGAGAACGCCCCACTGCCCAACAGGGAGTGTATGTTTAGCCTTTGATGTCTGAGGAGGCAGCGACCGCTGCGCAGCAAACAGCTCCCGCATATCAAACCCGAAGGGTAAAAATGTTAACTCGCAGTAGACACCCTCGCACAGCAGCTTCTCCATACACGCCTCCTGCAGTTTGCCCTCATCACCATAGCATCCGGTAAGATTACGAACACTCTTAACCTCGTCACCACTGGACATCACCAGTGGAATGGGAGCAACAAGCATAGATGTGCCTTCGCCACTGCCAGAAGCGCTGTTGTTGGAAGTGGTATTGAAACTTCCTGAGGTGTGAAGAGTTTTGGTGAGTGAATTCCAACAATCCGGAGATTGCTCCAAAGATTTGTCAATGGCGCCTAGCAGTTTACTCACATTAACCACATGCTCCTTCACGCCCTTGTCGATACCTTCATACTGCTTAACCGCACGAGAATCTGCGGACGCCGGGGTTATAACGTTCTTCACGGTGTCTGCATCGAAACCAACGGACTCAAGGGCCCAGCGTATGGACTCCGGTCGGAGGAGAATTCCCTCCATCATCTCCAGCTCCAGTGCCACAGCGAGCATCAACTCCTGTCGCATCACCCGTGCCCACAGCCCTTCCCATATCTCATCACACCTCACAAAGCAAGTCGATTCCCTACGGAGGTGAGACATCTCCTTAGAAAGAAGCAGCTGCATGTTAAAAATAGATTCCATGCCGTCGTCAAAGTTACTATCAGCCATGGACTGGAGGCTGGTGCCGCTCAATGCCGAGCCGTCGGGTGGAGCGTGCAACTGCTCGTCCAAGCACTGTTCTAAATCCTCCTGTATCATTGTTCGCTGCCGTATGGCACGAATGccttccagcagcagcagcttctCACCTGCACACTTGGTTACCTCCGCCGCCAAGTCTTTCAGCCGCTGCTTGATTTCCATAGCGTGCGCATCGCGAAGCACAGGCTGACTGTTCTCCTCGGCGAGTTGGGCATTACAgcacttcattttctccacagTAAGCTTCATTTCTTCAATATCCTTCTTTCTGCGTTCGACAACGCTGTTGATGTACTCGGTTTGCTCACGCTTTATATCTTCCTTGACCCGCTGCAGATAATCATCATGAGCCTGATAGTGGTTCTGCAAGTGACGCTCCGTCAGTTTGGATATTATGTGGTCACGGATCCTAGTTCGCTTTTTCCTACCAAGCGGCAGCAGCCGGAAATTCGACGCTTCTTCCAGTGAATACTCCACCAGAGAACCGTCGCTCGGCCTCGTCGACGAGGTCTCCGATAATAAACCCTCCGTTCTATCAGTGGAATCTTTGCTGAAGTGCGCAAGCCGGACCTCTTTACACAGTAGCATGTACTCCTCCATAGACTTGCGGTACTTTATGGCCCGCTCCTCAACGTCAGGGTCCTTAAGATCCTCAAACACAGCAACAAGGTCATCGGTGGCGTTAAGAAAGTTGCGGGACCTCACTGAGGCGTGCCGCAGTTGCTCGGCAAACTTCAGGGCCCCAAGAGTTTCTTTCGAGGCGCACGGTGACACATGAGCAAGGACGAGCACCCTGCCGTGCTCCAAACACGGCCGCAACAACCGTGTTAACTTTGAATCACGATAGGGCACGTGGTTAGAATGTTGATAAAGAGCCAGCAGTACCGCAGAGAACGCAGACAGAGATTTGTTTATGTACTGTGCCTCCCGCAGTTCAGTCCCCTCCACCTTCGATTGCTTAACGCACTCCGAACCAGCTAGGTCAACAACCGCTACGTACGAGTACGCGCTAGTTAGATATGTAGAGCTTGCTGAGCTGGTGCTATGACCACGAGTGGTAGTATTGGAGCATCCCCCATCAGCCCCTGTCGctaggggggagggaagagcTGTGGTAAAGCCGTCGAGCACCTCTGTCAACTCAAAGTGCAGCTGCAATATAAATATTGCGTGCGAGCGAGAACTTACATCGTTGCACTGATGAGCTTTTGTCACACGGTTGCGCGCTGCCATTGCATAGCAACGGTGGAAATCCGAGACAGAGTTGATACGTACTCCACCCCCTACTCGTGATGCACCGTCGTTCCCTTCTGCATCGGGACAACCGCCCCCATATCCCCCTCTACGCCCCGCATAGAATGCGGGTTCGTTGAGTTTCTGACAAAAAGCATCCAGCCCCGCAATATCCCCCAAAATGGGTATACGACGCTTCGTTGGATGGAGTAAGTCACGGAATTCATCCAAATACAACTCTACACCATAGAACGTTAAATCCTTCAATGTAAGCAGGGAGCCATGGGCACTTTTATCGACGGATTTCTCCCGAAACGTTCCCGTGGGATTGGTGGCACGTTTGGTCACAAAGGGATGTTTGGCCATCAGTCCCTCATTTCGGTCAATTTGCACCACGGAACCGCATCGATCAAGCAAAGAAAGCACAAGCCGAGGCAGCAATCCGATGCCCTCACTACAGACAAACTCCCTTCCACCTCCCTCTCCGGCCCCCTTCCCACAACTTGTAGCTTCCCCGAAACTGGCAAAGTTCTTTGGGCGATGGCTAGTTTGGGGACTGAGTTCACGAACATTCGAAGAGTCTACCTCCGCCTGGGATGAACTCGATAACTGTGAGCTTGCTGTTCCTTCACCTACGCACTCCAACCCGAGTGCCTTGCTCGTGATACGCTGTGAAGATACATCAACAGAGGTGGGGGTGCTGCTTGCATCCAACCTAGTGGTACCCGTTGGACGGCCGCCAGAGTAAGCCGATGCACTTGGTCTCGGTGTCGATTTCACGTCACGCCCAGAAAGTGGCAACAGTGGCTTCTTCACCGTACGTGCCGTCCGCTGCTTCCCTAATGGAGACACAGCTGAGCGCAGAGGCGAGGGAGATGGCCGTTTCCCTGATGCACTTCCTATGACGCTATACGTTTTTCCGCTACCAGTAGGGCCGTAGCACACAATAGAAATGTTTTGCGCAAGGAGAGCCATGTCAACAAACTCAAGCACACTCTCCTCAAAAACCTCTTCCTGTGTGGATTCCTCATTGTGGATGAAATCGAACCTAAAATGGTCCTCTCGGGCGGCACGGGCGCTACGGTGCATCGAAACATCCGGCGTAACAGCCCTTCGGGTAGGCTGCGCGGTGGAGAAGGTAAAGCCACTGATGTTGTGAAAGCTGGGAACTGGACTGTTGCACTCCACACCGCGGGCCCTGTCAGCCGCCAACTGCTCGTCCGACAGCAGCTCTACTGGAGTGCTCAGTGACATGGGCGGCAGTAGCCAAGGGGAAGTCCTCGGTCGAGAAGGTGACTTCTGGACTTGATCACAGCTCTTCAGAAAGCGTGGCGGACGGTGCTGGGTTCGTTTCGGTGTGCACGGCGTCGATCGACATCGTGAACCGAACAGTACACAGGGTGATGTTGGCGTGCCTTCCATCGATCCTACAGTTCGGGTCGGTGATATGACGGTTCGACCATATAGAGGCTCCCGTACTGACTTGCCAATGCTTACAACAATATTCTGCTGATCGAGACACCACACGCAGCGTTTTTCGTTCGATTCCCCTAAATACTCCAAAACAGGCCGGGTGCGAACGTGCATTACCGGTTCAACTATCCGACGCTGCTTTCCCTCGGTACCATATCGTCCCCGGTTAAACTCCCGGGGAGTCACGGCGACGCTGCTGGGTGCTGCCGCGGAGTCGTCAGTCGTATTAGCTCCACGTCGCATATATGTTGATGACTACCTGGTTCCggcggtggaaaaaagaatattagtaaaaaaaagtacatatGCTTATAGGTGGCGACGACTAGCAGCAATAGTGACGAGGAAGGTGCAAAAATTGCTCGCCCCACTCACTTACAAAAAACGAGTACAAAACCTTTGTCTCCAACGGCTTCGAGTTCCCaaatgccaaaaaaaaaaaaaagatcccCTTACATCCCCTCAAACGGTCACATGTCACAGAAATGTgtaatatatgcatatacatatatttgctGAAACCAACacaatgaaaagggggaagcgGTGTATAATTTTCGCGACAGTTGTGGGTGTGTGAGCATGTAAATGGAGTCGCTGTCTCCTgttgaaaggggggaaatttgTATCAAATTTCAAGTGGGGAGGAAACAAGCCACAAACACGCCGGTGTGAGGATGAAACCAGAAGCTTaaccagaaacaaaaaaacgagggaatatatatatatatatatatatgtatacagaGGGGTGGTGGGGAAATTGCTGCCACTTAATAGTGAAAGCAATACACTAAACTTAATGCTGCATTACGAAGGTGCGctgcaaaagaaagaaaatacgcgtgatgacaagaaaaaatagtaaaagaaACTCAGCATAGAATAAAGGTATGACAGGAGGGAAAACgtgtaaaaaagagaacccGAAAGCAGGAGTGGGGGAAGAAAGCACACGAGGTTTACTCGGTCTGTTGGTGTGCATTGAGCACAATTATTCATTTCCCGCCCCTTGGTAACCTTCGGTTCCACTATCCCTTTCTTCTGAAGACGCGCATCCCGCCCTTCTCTTGAGCATAGTAACTTTCCACACCAACCCGGGTAACGAGGTCTTGAAGAGTTCAATGTTAACCACGacagaaagaagaggatataTAAGCCCAAAATGCACCGCAATTAAGCGCTTTTCAACGAcagaaaagtaaaatgaaCCAACAAGTGaaagtcaaaaaaagaaaactaagaaaaagaaaagagggaaaacgaaaagcTCAGCAACGCTCGAAGACCTTGTACAGCTCATCCACAGAAACTACCGCCTGCACGGTTCCGTCGACCAGCGCGTCACACGGAGGCACAAAGAAGGTTGAGTTCGTCGCGCACGGCAAAAGGCCAAAGCGAATGGCATCACAAAATGGAGGAACATCATCTTGCCGAATACCATCCTTTATTACATTCGGCAGCCACGAGCTGTGCAGCTGCACACCATACAATGTCTCTGCAATGTGCCGAGCTATGGCAGTGAAACACTCAATCTCCCCGGCATTATACGGAACTTCTGCTGCAAGCCGCCATATAAAAAGAGGCACAGCCCGAAGCGGGGGTGGCCACGAAGTGCCCATAGAAAGTGGAAGCGCGATCAGGTGGCCATCAGCACTGATTTCCACGGCAAAGTAATCCTGCAACATGTAACGCCAGTTGCAGAGGCGGCGCCCCAAGCGAGACAGAAGAGAACCCGGTCCTCCGTCAGCGCGCTTTTGTGAAGGTGGAAGCTGAACGTCATTCTGTAGTGCAAAGGAAAGCAAATCTGACAAGTGTATAGGCTCCTCAAACGAcaactgaggcacagcagagagagagggggtgGCCCACCGAAGGAAAATTCGCTGATACACGACGTGCCGGACGAGCCGTAGGGAATCAACAACGTAAAGTGTCGTACCCGATTGGGCGAAGAAGAGGTGCCCCTTAAGAACACCAACGTAGGCCAAATTCTGAAAAAGGGATTGAGCAGTTTGTGATGTACCCGCGCGAATGTTCGATACAATGGTCGACACACTAGTGAGCAAAAGAAATCCCGCCTCCTCCTGGCTCCCAGCCGAATCAGCGCCCTCCACCATGCGCACAGCGGCATCCCCCG is a window from the Trypanosoma brucei brucei TREU927 chromosome 8, complete sequence genome containing:
- a CDS encoding kinesin, putative → MRRGANTTDDSAAAPSSVAVTPREFNRGRYGTEGKQRRIVEPVMHVRTRPVLEYLGESNEKRCVWCLDQQNIVVSIGKSVREPLYGRTVISPTRTVGSMEGTPTSPCVLFGSRCRSTPCTPKRTQHRPPRFLKSCDQVQKSPSRPRTSPWLLPPMSLSTPVELLSDEQLAADRARGVECNSPVPSFHNISGFTFSTAQPTRRAVTPDVSMHRSARAAREDHFRFDFIHNEESTQEEVFEESVLEFVDMALLAQNISIVCYGPTGSGKTYSVIGSASGKRPSPSPLRSAVSPLGKQRTARTVKKPLLPLSGRDVKSTPRPSASAYSGGRPTGTTRLDASSTPTSVDVSSQRITSKALGLECVGEGTASSQLSSSSQAEVDSSNVRELSPQTSHRPKNFASFGEATSCGKGAGEGGGREFVCSEGIGLLPRLVLSLLDRCGSVVQIDRNEGLMAKHPFVTKRATNPTGTFREKSVDKSAHGSLLTLKDLTFYGVELYLDEFRDLLHPTKRRIPILGDIAGLDAFCQKLNEPAFYAGRRGGYGGGCPDAEGNDGASRVGGGVRINSVSDFHRCYAMAARNRVTKAHQCNDVSSRSHAIFILQLHFELTEVLDGFTTALPSPLATGADGGCSNTTTRGHSTSSASSTYLTSAYSYVAVVDLAGSECVKQSKVEGTELREAQYINKSLSAFSAVLLALYQHSNHVPYRDSKLTRLLRPCLEHGRVLVLAHVSPCASKETLGALKFAEQLRHASVRSRNFLNATDDLVAVFEDLKDPDVEERAIKYRKSMEEYMLLCKEVRLAHFSKDSTDRTEGLLSETSSTRPSDGSLVEYSLEEASNFRLLPLGRKKRTRIRDHIISKLTERHLQNHYQAHDDYLQRVKEDIKREQTEYINSVVERRKKDIEEMKLTVEKMKCCNAQLAEENSQPVLRDAHAMEIKQRLKDLAAEVTKCAGEKLLLLEGIRAIRQRTMIQEDLEQCLDEQLHAPPDGSALSGTSLQSMADSNFDDGMESIFNMQLLLSKEMSHLRRESTCFVRCDEIWEGLWARVMRQELMLAVALELEMMEGILLRPESIRWALESVGFDADTVKNVITPASADSRAVKQYEGIDKGVKEHVVNVSKLLGAIDKSLEQSPDCWNSLTKTLHTSGSFNTTSNNSASGSGEGTSMLVAPIPLVMSSGDEVKSVRNLTGCYGDEGKLQEACMEKLLCEGVYCELTFLPFGFDMRELFAAQRSLPPQTSKAKHTLPVGQWGVLRLVRPPNDASSYCLEFMQRTYLTGGKGRDRRLISIPLDEPQLRMSLHVMELDNHVCSGALHDDNPPLPTFPLIVLELKGVPPTPAQPHREAHQVQQQQVQEEWSSYLRGAAQLGTSRQEGTPSNGAALLNNNSDTTSTQGAILTKRLDCGGDLVLPDVAMSSCERGNGIFLLQFSDPVVAMPNRTESVECVVAALAGLTLPSLIVPAAAGAAGACPGRGKTVNSDVKPIDFGFQGIDKACDVHVATYNHMPHILLSAYGGPLRNGPSMKDITKPLTVPVGVGVSPLVYASTMGIFFYFWKDSDVGSSLGSSVATVAATVAATPQTAEATAAPFPPVPINRPSPRGQPSGPFSGAINALVRLTSLTVPNSSGASAGNGNNVSGGSPPERKESASSDVEDFLLHIQKLQSMRKKVRNAVRQQIFDAEDIKAELLYSYSENEFMRGSHIKDVMKEARELIDFQQQFRGNMGIPARVPVQASPALCREMCKFFIPWTLWQWAHRWQTLQDAYRQQQQQLGLFGLGFGGASDTDSEPSAQLSPEATAASMGSLKILDGFCGPTICFGEIPCFLSGMV